Part of the Candidozyma auris chromosome 4, complete sequence genome, ATTTTGGGTTATTGCCTTTGGAGTAGACGTTGCCTTTATGGACAGAGCGTTGATGCCCTGGAAAGAAGTTGTGTCATGCCCAGCACTTGAGTCCGGCTCATTGCTCGGCTGTTGACTGTTCTTTGGTGATGGACTCTTCTTGGAAACCTTACGGCCCTTAACACTAGTCTTTGGACTCACGTCTGAAGAGCCGCCATTGCCTTGAGAGGGCGCATCATGTCTGGGAGGTTCATCAGAAGCGTCGGAGGTTTTTTTCCCAGTTGTGTCCTTCGAATGGTTTTTGGGTTGCGTCAGATTCCCTGTCTTGTCTGAGGAAGCCATGTCGAAATCAACGTCACTCCACGCGGTCCCGAAGAAAGCAAGTGTAAAGTGATAGTTGTGTGGTTTTACAGCTCAGCTTGTGTATAGACGAAGCTATTCTTTCGACAAGGATCCAGGTTCACTCGTGATTAGTAAAGTTGAATTCGTGAAGTTAACAGTGTCTACCCCAGGAATGCGCGGGTGATGTGCCTATATCCCCTAAAGTGCCACTTGCACCAGGGTCTTCTAAGGCACTTGTCACAGACTGTTGACAACCATTTTGACTTGAGGATGTTTTCCAGACCTTACTGTACGGTGACTACAGGAATGCTGAGGGGTGATTCTTCCCTCCCGCTTAGAAGATAGGGTCTATAGGTGGCATTACACAACTAGAAacatttggctgcgaaatgggTCTGCTTAGTGGTTTGAGGCACCGAACACAACCAATTTCCTAATTTCCAACAGATATGTAGTTGTTTTTTATTAGGCCCACTTATCACTTTCTAATTCATGTCAGAGGCTCTCCTTATGTTACAAATATACGTTGTCTTTGAAGGCTCCATTAGAACTTTACCTTTCTTTCTACATCGGTTCACGTAAACTTACAAGCAAAGCTACCAGTAAAAACCTCTAAATAAGGGAGGTTCTAGGGATAAGAGAATAGCTTCTAACGCAACAGTGGTATCGAATTAAGATTTGGAGAATATcaaaactttcttcaaaggaATTTTCTgcagcttcttttgtccGTAGTCGTTTTACTTAAAGGACTCCACTGAGCCCATCGACCCATTTACGAAGTCTCCACTACCTTCTTCCAGCTTCGTTTATCCTCTAACGTTGATGAGCTTAATTGCTTCTTGGCATCCTCTTACCTTCTACGAGACCATCTCATCGAAGCTTATCTGTAGGCCATGACGAGTTCGAAGTAGGCCTGCCTCTTGTGCTTCATTGACTGTATGCTGGTTGCAATTGTGCAAGGCCTACAggttttttgcaaccatttgaAAGATGCGAAATAAGTCCTGGTACCTAAGGATATATTATAGTCATACAAACAAAGAACaataaaaagaagcaggTAGAGTCACGAATCGTTGCTCTTGAAGCAAGATAGCATGAATtagaataaaaaaagatgTGGTCGATCGAGGGCAACGTGTGTGGAAGCAACAGGCCCGCTGCCGTAGCCCTGACAGCGTATGGTACAATAAGGTCTTGAAAGTTCTCTGTATCGGCGCTGGGGTTGTCAAGGCTCAAGACGTGACTGGCGAGATGGTTTTCattatctttttttttttttttttttgtttttatttttggcgcaatttttttttttcaagattttttattttttttctgatttGTGATGGCACATCTCCCGTCACGCCCTGATCCTTGACAGGACCACCCCACGAAGCCACTTAGTGCACATGACCATGGGCATGATCATGTTGTTGAACACTGGGGTCCACATTTGGATCTACACTGTCAATGTTGGGGTCCACGGGTGGGTTCAGCAAGCTGTGGTTACCTGGGGCAGCTTCCATAGCAGCAATGACCGCCACATCCTGAACAGATGGGTGGTTGCCATCATCGTGATGGTGCTGGCCATGGTGAGCATGgtgctgttgctgttgaagatggtgaagctgctgctgctgttgctgttgaaggtagtgctgctgctggagaAGCTGGTGGTCGTGAAGCAGAGCATCAGGGTAACCTGCCACGGCAGCCACAGCGGCAGCGGTACCGTTGGTAGTACGGTTCAACGGCTTTTCGACCAAAGTTCTGGTGTATTTagctctcttcttttttccgCCGCCACCTGTGGTGAAGTTTGGCTCAGGAGGATGATTGTGAGCTGGGTGAATCATTCTCAAAATCCACATTTCCAGGTCTTTCTTGTCGTCCTCCCCAGGGTAACCTTCAAATTcagcctccttcttcattttctttgccttATCTTTGTCAGGAGGGTATAAGTTGGCAACCAATCTGTATCCACACTTGGATCTCTTAGTGTACGCAACTCTCTGTCTCTTGCTTGCATCTTTAACGGTAGTTCTGAAGGAACCAGAACGTTCACACTGGAAGTACACAGCCTTTGGCTTGGAAGAGTTGATGACAATTTTACActgctcctcctcgttCAACACAGTCTTCACATACTTGACAAGTTCCTGCTTCGACGAGAAggtcttgatgatgtcacCTTCTCCGTGTCTTGACACGAGAAACCCATTTCCTTCAAACTCTATCAGCGCCGTAGGAAACTGGTGCTGCTGCATgtgttgctgctgttgcaaaTGGTGTTGAGGAATatggtgctgctgctgcaatGGGTGCATCTGGTGAAGCTGAGGGTGGTGCTGGTGATGCAATTGATGCTGGTGGTGCAattgctgctgttgcaactgctgctgttgttgcaACTGAGCAGCCGCTGCTGCATTAAGACCCATGTAACGAGCTTCCTCGTCTGTATGAGCCATCACCGGGTTGGGAATTTCGTGACCCAACGCAATAGCGGCGGCGGTGGTGTGGTCCAACTGGGACGCGTGGTGAAGGTGCTGTTGTTGCAAatgctgttgctggtgaGGAGCTAAACCTTGACCGTGGCCAGTGGATCTTTCGTTGGAAGTAGAAGGACCCGACATATTGGttgtttgtttttttttgtttttgtttttatgagatttttttttttttattcgTTTCTCACTTCCACGGGCAAATACAACGAATGAGATTGCTATCAAAGTCTTTTGACTAAGGCGATAATGAAGTCGGACAAGAGTAAAAGATGGTTTCTCTGAACACTGGGGTGTGGATATAATGAAATTCCTGCACACCTACCTAACACTGTTCTGGAGATTTAGGTCCTGGACATAAAAGTAGTTGTGGGAAGGAGGAAaatgtgttgatgttgcGAGGGTGGGAGGATACCAAGTCGTGCGTGACCCAGGGAAAATGGGTTGTGCACATTTCTCGCTAAGCTATCTCATTGGCCCGTGGATGCAGGCGTTCCGTGCCCAACTTCCTTTAGTCGCCAACTCTGGGACCTCGCAGACGTATAATTGACATGAAAATGGCATCCTTGTAATCCAGGAATCAGCAGCTCTCtgatgagctttctgaAGATTTCTTAGCTCCTATGAAAGGATGTAAAAGTCATCATTTTTCTTGGTGTACTGGTGTCCCCTCCTGAGCTCTCACGGGAAGACGATATTTTCGAGTATGAAAGATACTATTCCAGGGCGTAGATCCAGTACCAGGTCAATGGAAGCAAAAGTAGGCGACCAAAGTGAAGAGGTttgaaacaagaagagtgAGACTTGATTATAAGCATATATAGtacttttttctctcatttcCTGAGGCGGCCTTATAGATAGGATCCCTTCATCCAAGGTTCTGTGCCTTAGTCGCAGTATAGGTCGGAGTGTGCATTCCAAGTCATCCAACTCTGCCTTCTATCCCGGAGTGGGTAGACAAAATAATGTAGATCAGGGGTTAGCTGCTTGCtattttgaagaggaaCTGTATGAAAATTTACAGAGTTCAGGCGTGTTGATactcatcttcttggctAAGTTCATTTGGATGGTTGCAAAGTTTGCTCTGAGGGACTTGATAGTACACATTGAAAGCTGCTAGCGTAGATTGACCGTTTTTATAAGTCTCTCGACCTTACAAATCAAATTTCTTATCGTAGGGCTTTGTGGCTTCTCTATTAGCTCATTCTAAGAGTTGTGTAAACAGCAGAATGTAGTTGTGATGGGAGGCTGTCCAGTGCTGTTGTCGAGCAATTCAGATATTagaatgaaaaagagtTGTAGAGTTATTGAGCAAAGACTCCTTTCACGTTCTATGCCTATGATTAATTTACTGTCACACTTctttttatcttcttcttctgacaAGCACGATTGTCGTTGAGATCAAAAATTCGGTGGACCTCAAGTGAACTCCAATTCCTTATTGAAGGTTGGATTTTCATCAGTCTTTAGAGGATTCTGatctttgaaaaagcatTTTGATCCATTTACTGGGTGGACCTCATCGTTGGGATGCAGCGTTCCACGCTAGCAACGACTCTTTGTAAAATACACCTCAATTGGGACCTATTCCAGTAGAACACTCTTTCACAAAATTGTTTATTGTCAGAGATACTAACTTTAGTATCTGCATCGCTTTTGGGTTATTTTGTGATTTTTATGAGCTATTGGTATattttccattttgcaaccattacGCTCACACGCAAATAAACCAAGGAATTACAAGAGGCATTCGGGGAGCCTTCTTGATATTAGTTGCATACGTTAAAAAATTTCATAGCATCGACAGCTTTTTGATTCCAACACACTTTCAAAAATCATCGAATCTCAAGCAACTATGTCCTCTTTCGTGATACCTTCAACTAGCTGCTAACTACTGCACCTCGTTTCTcacatcaccaactacGAAGCTTCTCCAGAATCTCAAAAAACTAGCTTGAAGCACCCATCAATGGCTTCAGTAACCAAAGCTCAATTTGagcagatcaagaaaattCAGCACCGAACCCGCGACAAAGAACTTCACTGGCTTGTGGAGCTGGTAGTCCAACCCGAACTCCCCCAGCTCGTGGAGGCCCTTCAGATCTGTTGCAACCTAATCTTGTACAATTCGCCTCAGAGCCCAGATAAAGAGAAACTCGTGGAAAAGGGTCCGGCAGTGACATTGCCGGTGTCGTCAGCCAAGCTGGAGGCCGTAAAAGGTATCTTAGTCAGGGACGGCGCCCACATTACCAAAATGAGCGTTGCAATCAAGGACAGACAATTCAACAGAGCCGTCAGCCACCTTAAGTTGAGTAAGCCGATATTACTTAAGCAAATTATGGCTGCTAAAAAGGCAATTGAACAGTCCATGGTGCTTCTAGTGCAAGCAGAATCTATTTTTGATGACACCCTGCTGGAGAAGTGCCAGGAGCAGCATCGGGTCAAACATGAGCTGCTTCTAGATTTGTTTGACGGACTTCTTAAAGAGCTACAGGTGGCTAAAAGGGCACTTCAGCTCCCCACAGATCCCCAGCTTGTGTTTCCCCTAAATATCACTCCTCCAGCCCACTTTGAGCCACCACTCAACCCACACATCGCCTTGGACCTTTACATTTCACAGGCTGAAGTATGCCTTGATCTCAAAGACCTACACATTGTGACTGAGAAGCCGTGGTGTGAGATTGACCCGGATTCAGGGAAATCGTACGTGGACCAGGTGAGAGACCGTATGTCCGAGGGTAAGAGCGAGGCTACAGATCACCAAAGCAGGAATAAAGACAAGGAAGGTGTTTTAAGCAATGTCTTTGGCCACTTGCTGCTTCGACACAAGTACGAGGCCCAGGACTACATCACCAGGTGTATCACCTACAATAACCAGGTGGTGATTGTGGAACACAAGCTCGAGGTGTCATCGGCAGACCCTGTTTTGGTAAGTGCGTTTACCAAGCTCGACTCAGTGGAGTATATCGTATCCAGTTTCATGGATaatatcaagaagttgatgtAGGGGACGAAATTAAACCCCGGAGAAAAGTGTGGTTTTTGCAACCGGTATATGGTACCCCAGATTAGTAACGCAGTCGCATTTCCTCCAAggtacttttttttttctcagCATTTTGCGCCCACATAAATAGCCGAGTGAGCTATATATTTCATGCTAAGGCGTTTGTTCGCAAATTCCTGGTCACCTTTCAAAATTCCCAGTTTGAACTTGTTTTCAAAACACAAGATATCCGCCATGAGATCAACATACACCATTTTGGCTGACGACTCCGCCATCGAAAAGCCATTGTTAGACGACCGCAGCTATAGATTCATCAAGCTTGACTCGAACGATTTGCATGTTTTGTTAATAAGCGACCCTACAACTGATAGATCAGCAGCATCCTTGGATGTTCATGTTGGTTCCTTCGCCGATAAGGAATATACCATCCCAGGTTTGGCCCACTTTTGTGAGCATCTTTTATTCATGGGTACGGGCAAGTACCCAGAGGAAAACGAGTACCTGAGCTACTTGTCGAAGCATTCTGGCCACTCAAATGCATACACTGCTGCTGAGCATACAAATTACTTCTTTGAGGTCAGCTCTGATTACCTTGAAGGTGCCCTAGACAGGTTTGCACAGTTTTTTATCGACCCGTTGTTCAGCAAGAGTTGTAAGGACAGGGAAATTAGAGCGGTCGATtcagagaacaagaagaatttgcaaaatgacATGTGGAGGTTCTATCAGCTTGATAAGCTGACTAGTAACCCAAAGCACCCATACAACGGCTTTTCCACTGGTAACTACCATACGTTGCATGAGGAACCCGAAAGCAGAGGGCTCAATGTGCGTGATGTGCTACTTGAGTTTTATAAAGAGCATTACTCTTCGAATCTTATGAGTTTAGTTGTATTGGGTAAGGACTCCCTAGACGACCTCACTCTTTGGGCCATCACGAAGTTCTCCGATGTTGCCAACTCTAATCTTCCAAGACCATCATACCATGGCGAGCTAATCTATGCCCCTGAGAATATGGGCAAACTTTTGAAGGCCAAACCTATCATGGATACAAACAAGTTAGAACTCACGTTTATGATTCCCGATGACCAAGAGCACAACTGGGACAAAAGACCAGGTAGCTACTACTCCCATTTGATTGGCCATGAAAGTAAAGGCTCAATTCTTTATTacttgcaaaagaagaattgggTCAATGAACTCTCTGCGGGAAACATGAAAGTTTGTGATGGCTGCTCGTTGTTTTCAATGGAATTAGACTTGACTCCACTGGGTTTTGATCATTGGGAAGAGATTGTCGTCCATGTGTTTGAGTATTTGAAAATGCTTCAGTCGCAAGACCCTCCATACTGGTTATGGAAAGAGTTAAGCGATATGTCGAAGATAAATTTCAGATTTAAGCAAAAGGAAAGAACTTCGAACACCGTATCGAAGCTCAGCAGCTCTCTATTCAAATTCAAGGAGGACTTCTACATCCCCCCTGAAAGGTTATTGAATTGCACCGTGTTGCGTGAGTTTGACCCGGAGGAGATAAAGAAGTACGGAGCACACTTGAATCCTTCCAGCTTGCGaatttctttgtcttccCAAAGATTAAACAATCTACCAAACAAGGAAAGATGGTATGGTACTGAATACTCCTATGAGGAAATTCCCCCCAATCTCATGAATGCCATCCGAAATGCCTCTGTCAATGAGGAATTGCACCTCCCGGCGCCAAATAAGTTTATCCCCGAAGATTTTACTGTCAAGGGtgaaaagcttgagaagGCTTTGCCACATCCTTGGCTCATTACTGATACCCCGAAGTTTGAGATTTGGTATAAACAAGATGATCGATTCAGAATTCCAAAGGGCTCAATCAGCCTTGTTGTTCATACACCACCTCTTGCGGACTCCATCGAAACATCTGTGTTGGGTTTACTTCTTGGCGAATTAATGGATGATGAATTTAACGAAATGAATTATTTTGCGGATCTTGTTGGCTTGTCTTTCCATCTCCTGCAATTCAGAGATTCGTTTACCATCAAGGCTAGTGGGTACAATGACAAACTTCCAGCATTCCTTGACGAGGTTTTGAGAAAGTTCATAAACTTCACCCCAAAGCTGGACAGATTTGACTCAATCAAGTACAAAGTTGCGCAAGAGCTTAAAAACTCTGGTTACGATGTCCCCTATGCACAAATAGGCACCCACTTCTTGCAGCTTTTGAATGAAAAGACATATCCTGACCctgaaaagttgaaggtACTCGAAAAGGTGAAGTTTGAAGATGTGCTTCAATTCActgaggagaagttgtggAGTAGAGGTGTATTTATCCAAGGTTTGATTCATGGCAATTTCGAGTACTCAACAGCTGCTAAGGTCAGTCAgtctcttcaagatgccTTCAAAGATAGGCAAACAATTGCCCCTAcaaaggaagaagttgattctATCGTTAAATTCCAGAGTGTTCACCTCGAGGTAGGGGAGAATGTAAGGTATGAGTTGCCATTGCAAGATCCTTCGAACGTCAACTCTTGTTTGGAATACTTTGTTCAGGTTGGCAAAGTTCAAAAGGAAAATTCTAGACTTAGGGTTCTCACGGATTTGTTGGCAACTATGCTTCACGAACCCTGTTTCAATCAGTTACGGACCAAGGAACAGCTTGGTTACGTTGTCTTTTCTGGCTACCGCCTGAGCCGCTCATATTTCGGTCTCAGAATACTTGTTCAATCGGAAAGACCTTGCGACTACCTCCAATACAGAGTTGagaactttttgaagatgttcaagagGAAAAAGCTCGGAAGCTCACTCACGGATGAGGTTTTCGCCAAATACAAGCAATCTTTGCGGAATATGAAATTGGcgaaattgaagaatctcgGTGAGGAGACATCTCTTTATTGGAATGCAATCAATAACGGATTTTATGATTTCGAACAGAAAGCCAATGATGTACAGATTTTGGAGAGTGTCACACCACAAGAGCTCGTgcaattcttcaacgactACTTTGATGTCGATGAAGCCACCAAGTCTGCACGCTTAACTGTGTGCTTGAATCTGAGGAAGAAGTCAGtgtttgatgagaaaaagaattttATCACCGCTGTCCACAACTACATCTACGAGCACAACATACCATTATCTACGGAAGCTGTAGATAAGATTGTTGAGCAGAGGGGCCTTGATTTCAGCGCCGTTGCAAATATCATTTTCAACGCTGATATGAAAGAAAATCTTGACCAGCACGCATTTATTACCGAGATGGAGCAAAGAACCAAGTCACCTACACCTGCCTTGTATCCTAAGGGTAAGTTGGAAGAAAATACTTACAACTTCAAGGAGGCTCATCCTCGCGGAGGCGTCCCTAAACCAGTCAATCCCTTGAGTAAGTACTATTACCCTCACGAGGAGGCTCATCTTTAATAGACCATAAAAACACGAAAGTCTTATCACGAATCCACGTTCAAAGTAGTAATCCGGGGTTGAGGTACTGGTGCGAATGTGTTGATAGTTACCACCTATATCGCAACCGAGATCGAGTAGGGAAAATTAAAAGTTAAGTCATGACCACACTCAGCCTAAATAAAGTCAATAAGACTTACTTTGACAAGCTTTTTGTGGCCAAAAACAACACGCAGTTGTCTGCGGCAATTCGGGCCAAAGTGCTTCTTGTGGACCAGCACACTATGCCTATCATTTCAATGAGCTACACCCAGTCGCAGctacttcaacaagacGTGGTCCTTATCGAGATGATCGAGAACTTCCGTAATCTAAGTCCCATGAAACACCTCAATTGTGTCATTTATGTCAAACCAACAAGAGAGCTGATGAGCAAGGTGTGTGAGGAGCTTCTGAACCCTCACTATAACCACTATCAAGTTTTTTTTAATAACTCGGTGAGCAAGAACGACATAGAGAAACTTGCAGAAGCAGATGAGCAGGAAGTGGTTAACCAGGTGATTGAGCTTTATCAGGACTACTCTGTCGCAAACGACAACTTGTATACATTGAGTATTTCGGAGTCGTCTCTGATCCCCAGACACACACAGACGATCCAAGAAGCAACCAGTTTAGTGagtcttcttttgtccttgaagaagtgtCCCATAGTTCGATACGAGACATCTTCCTTGGAGTCGAAACGTTTGGCATCTGAGATCTTGTACTATATCAACTCCAACCTGAACAATAATTTGTTTGACGATCTTAATAAAACTAGCGATGTGCCACCTACATTGCTTATTCTAGACCGAAAGAGTGATCCTATTACCCCCTTGGTGTTACCGTGGACGTATCAGTCAATGATTCACGAGTTGATCGGAATCAATAGAAACATGGTGGACCTCAAAGACTCTTCAGAACAGCTCACGCTCTCGGAAACACAGGATAAGTTCTTTCAGGAGACGATGTACATGAACTATGGTGACCTCACTGACAGATTTCAAAAATATGTTGATGAGTACAAGAAACAGACGAAACAGACGTCTattgagaatttgaaaacgCAAGACCTTTCGGAGTTCAAAAGAATTTTGACCAGATTTCCAGAGTTTAAAAAGCTCTCCAACAACATCCTCAAGCATTTAAATATTATCTCGGAGATCGATAAACAGATCTCCGAGCAAAATTTGTGGGCTGTGGGAGAATTGCAACAGACCATTGCATGCGGCCTAGAAAACCACCAAAATATCAAGACAAAGTTGATGGATTTGATTTCGGATCACACTGTGTCGACGCAAAACAAAGTCAAATTACTTATGCTCTACGTTGCTAAGTTCCCGAATCATCAATCTGACTTGGGTGGGATGTTGGCAAAATTGAACGATCCAGTCACCACGAGTCCTCCACCAACTGTAACACAAACGCTATTGATCAAGCAATTCAGTCGATATTTTGGAAGCATTAAGAGGATGTCCTCGCAAGAAAGCACTGACAACAACAGCAATATTGGCCAAatattcaacaagaaccGTATCAAGATCCAGCAGCTTTTTAACCCTAACAATCAGAACTCACACCACAGCGTGCCCAAAACGGATAACATCTTCATGCAATACATCCCGAAACTCAATGATGTCTTGACCCATATAACGAGTCCCCCTTCGCAAAATAGACAAGGTCAGCAACCTCAGTCACAAGATCACATAGACTTGACTTCCGTGGTGCCGGATGTGGTAAGCAAGCAGTATGGTGAAGTTACTGGTCAGGCTGCGCAAGAAGTAATCATTTACTTTAAAGGAGGTGCTACGTACGAGGAAGCTCGTTTAGTACACGAGCTTAGCCAAGTGAACAACCGAGTGAAGTATATTATTGGTGGTGACGGGATACTTAACAGTAGCCAATGGCTAGAAAAAATGAGTGATATCGTCAACGGGTACAATGAGCCTGCTGGAGGATCAGCAGCGGCGGGGGCGGCCCAACAGGATCGGAGAAGCCAGCTTCGTGAGATCTTATAAGGCTTTAATAGATGAAACAATAATCAAGTGACGATTGTTCACGGGGCATACTTGCCAAACTTCTGTTCCCAAGATAGGATCTTCTCTGTTAGATTCTCCATTAGTTTTAGATCTTCATTGAAATGAGCAACAATTGATGTGTTCTCTGCAGCGTCCACCAATTGACTctgcttcaagtctctttcttcctccaacTCCATCTGCGTGCGCCCTAGCCATTCTAGTATGGCACCTGTGCGTTTCCTCAACTCATATATCGTGCATTTCTCGTTCACAAACCGTGGCTTTGACAGCTGGCTCAAAAGTTCCTCCTTATTGATAGTGTTCTTGTCTGTCTTGGGCGTAGTGGAACCTCTGGGCTTTGCTGAGGTGGGTCTGCTCCTCGACTTGggcctcagcagcctcgTGCGTGCTTCCTTCTGGCCACTTCCACCACCCTCGCCGTCTTCATCCGCGTTGGACTCGTCCACGTCGTTCTCTGATGTCTCTGAGTGCGACCGCTTCTCTCCACCAGTATGTTCCAGCTCAATCTGTCTTTTCCTTTCGTTCTTCCCCGAGGCCTTGGCGCTCTCACGCAATGCCTTCTGGAGTTGTTCATCAAATGCATCGTTATTGTGGCGTCTATCCTTTCTTGACTGGCGATCGTTCTCCCTCAACGCCTCGGGCGTGCGCTCGTTCGGGCTCCGCCTTGTTCGCAGTCTCGTGGCTGCCCGCTTCTCGCTCTTCATGCTCTCTTCCTCCATTAGCCGCGGTCTGCTGTCATTTGCTGGCTTATAGAGTGTTCTTCTGGGCTGCTTCAGCgtggtggtgatgaacATGTGGAGCTCTGGCTTGCACTCTTCACACCAGTACTTATCGGGCACGTCCTCATTGACAAAAAGTCCAACGCAGTAGCCGTGTTGCCACACCAGACACTTGTCACACTGGATGAAAAGCCCCAGGTCAACTTTGATCCGGTACTCTTGTTGCAAAAGCAGTTGCACCAGCGCGTCGATGGAGGAGAGCTCGTCGTGGCCGCATACACAGCGGGTGATTTCGTCGGCATCGTCGAATTCCTGCTCTGGATCTTCTGCGTCGCTGGCTCTGGCCTTGCCGTCGTTGAGGGCTTTCGAGCGGCCCAGACGGCGGGACATGGATGCGGTTGGTGGTTTAAGAGAATATATGGAGAAGACGTGAGTTCGAGGTCGATGTATGAAGCACCGATGTGCCGGGGCGTGCGAAGCTCATATCGCCTGGCACTTCGAAGAGAGCGATGAGCGGAGCCTTTAGGCCTAGAATGCGACTACTCCACTGGTCGTTGAATACATTACATTACTCATTCATTTAATCTATATGCTAATTCCCCACAACAAGTGTGCCATTTCGATCGTACATGCCCCGGTTCCGGATGTACGGATCGAGTTCGATGTAATTATCCGAGAGCATGTAGTCAAGTAAG contains:
- the RBF1 gene encoding Rbf1p — its product is MSGPSTSNERSTGHGQGLAPHQQQHLQQQHLHHASQLDHTTAAAIALGHEIPNPVMAHTDEEARYMGLNAAAAAQLQQQQQLQQQQLHHQHQLHHQHHPQLHQMHPLQQQHHIPQHHLQQQQHMQQHQFPTASIEFEGNGFLVSRHGEGDIIKTFSSKQELVKYVKTVLNEEEQCKIVINSSKPKAVYFQCERSGSFRTTVKDASKRQRVAYTKRSKCGYRLVANLYPPDKDKAKKMKKEAEFEGYPGEDDKKDSEMWILRMIHPAHNHPPEPNFTTGGGGKKKRAKYTRTLVEKPLNRTTNGTAAAVAAVAGYPDASLHDHQLLQQQHYLQQQQQQQLHHLQQQQHHAHHGQHHHDDGNHPSVQDVAVIAAMEAAPGNHSLSNPPVDPNIDSVDPNVDPSVQQHDHAHGHVH
- the RAV2 gene encoding Rav2p — protein: MASVTKAQFEQIKKIQHRTRDKELHWLVESVVQPELPQLVEALQICCNLILYNSPQSPDKEKLVEKGPAVTLPVSSAKSEAVKGILVRDGAHITKMSVAIKDRQFNRAVSHLKLSKPILLKQIMAAKKAIEQSMVLLVQAESIFDDTSSEKCQEQHRVKHESLLDLFDGLLKELQVAKRALQLPTDPQLVFPLNITPPAHFEPPLNPHIALDLYISQAEVCLDLKDLHIVTEKPWCEIDPDSGKSYVDQVRDRMSEGKSEATDHQSRNKDKEGVLSNVFGHLSLRHKYEAQDYITRCITYNNQVVIVEHKLEVSSADPVLVSAFTKLDSVEYIVSSFMDNIKKLM
- the STE23 gene encoding metalloendopeptidase produces the protein MRSTYTILADDSAIEKPLLDDRSYRFIKLDSNDLHVLLISDPTTDRSAASLDVHVGSFADKEYTIPGLAHFCEHLLFMGTGKYPEENEYSSYLSKHSGHSNAYTAAEHTNYFFEVSSDYLEGALDRFAQFFIDPLFSKSCKDREIRAVDSENKKNLQNDMWRFYQLDKSTSNPKHPYNGFSTGNYHTLHEEPESRGLNVRDVLLEFYKEHYSSNLMSLVVLGKDSLDDLTLWAITKFSDVANSNLPRPSYHGELIYAPENMGKLLKAKPIMDTNKLELTFMIPDDQEHNWDKRPGSYYSHLIGHESKGSILYYLQKKNWVNELSAGNMKVCDGCSLFSMELDLTPSGFDHWEEIVVHVFEYLKMLQSQDPPYWLWKELSDMSKINFRFKQKERTSNTVSKLSSSLFKFKEDFYIPPERLLNCTVLREFDPEEIKKYGAHLNPSSLRISLSSQRLNNLPNKERWYGTEYSYEEIPPNLMNAIRNASVNEELHLPAPNKFIPEDFTVKGEKLEKALPHPWLITDTPKFEIWYKQDDRFRIPKGSISLVVHTPPLADSIETSVLGLLLGELMDDEFNEMNYFADLVGLSFHLSQFRDSFTIKASGYNDKLPAFLDEVLRKFINFTPKSDRFDSIKYKVAQELKNSGYDVPYAQIGTHFLQLLNEKTYPDPEKLKVLEKVKFEDVLQFTEEKLWSRGVFIQGLIHGNFEYSTAAKVSQSLQDAFKDRQTIAPTKEEVDSIVKFQSVHLEVGENVRYELPLQDPSNVNSCLEYFVQVGKVQKENSRLRVLTDLLATMLHEPCFNQLRTKEQLGYVVFSGYRSSRSYFGLRILVQSERPCDYLQYRVENFLKMFKRKKLGSSLTDEVFAKYKQSLRNMKLAKLKNLGEETSLYWNAINNGFYDFEQKANDVQILESVTPQELVQFFNDYFDVDEATKSARLTVCLNSRKKSVFDEKKNFITAVHNYIYEHNIPLSTEAVDKIVEQRGLDFSAVANIIFNADMKENLDQHAFITEMEQRTKSPTPALYPKGKLEENTYNFKEAHPRGGVPKPVNPLSKYYYPHEEAHL